The Bombyx mori chromosome 4, ASM3026992v2 region GCCAAAAAACTTTTTGTACTTATTgtacctaggcggcactgaaaatttcgggaattaacgaagtgacacaacattactatttaaaaatgtatttattgcttttcgaagtattctccgcgaaatttgacacatttttccatacgatggaaccaatcattgaagcaaccattccattcggaagttggggtctccaaaatggccgttttgtaggcgtccacagcttcttcaggtgatgaaaatctctgtccacgcaatttattctttattttagggaaagtatagaaatcattagggcttaggtcggggctgtacggcggatggtctaataattctatgtttgctctaaaaactcttttgttctgtgcgcggtgtgagaactcgcattgtcgtgatggaggatgatgcggcggttgcagttctctttacggagttcagaaacgacctgtggcaaacaaatgctagcataccattctgcattaaccgttctttgtccctcaagaggaatagtcgtaacgttaccggttttggagacaaacgtggccaccattttttttgcaacactccgtgaacgaacaatttttgttggctttaactcattttcgaacacccaaactcgtgactggttttttgtttcgggttcgtacgcgtaggtatatccaggattcgtcacctgatacaatgttgtatacagtatttgaggatcctgcgtggaatctttcgagagttctgacgcaccaagtaacgcgagccgctttttgctcttcacagagcgaatgcggtatccatcgggaaaacaacttttttacacctaattgttcatgcaagattatttgtatttgactcataccaatgtctaaagttggctgaatttcgcggtatgtcacatgtcgatcttcctcaatcagcttacgcacatcatcaacgttttcttgggtgactgcagtttttggacgaccttgacggggatcatcactgagcttgacacgtccacgttgaaactcagcaaaccagcgataaattgtggttttggatggggcttcatcacccaatgcagaaatcatccggtcaacacactgtttttgtgttaaaccacttcgaaagtcataataaatcatcgctcttgaattttctcgagtcaattacattttctcaacgactaaacaagtttgacaaaacctcgtgacaagaccgaaaatctttttttaattaaataaatggtattcgatttttaaaaccaaggagttttcaattaaaaatattttaatatgacaggaaaagtggaaatattccattcccgatacttttagtgcagccctcgtaataACATGAACATCAATGCCAAAAGTCTATGTAATGTCTCTTACAAAGCTCAGAGAATTTTACATGGTGACAGTCACTCTAGGTATTAGTGAATAAGAGTGGGTATGCGACCCCAGATGCTACTACATACTATTTCTTTTTCATCCGTCCTTAGTATCTATTAGTATGCTCATCTTATTCTCCAACCAAACATTCTGCCTAATTCCTAGTTGATACGAATTGTGGTGTGCTCGTACGCATTGGTACTATACGATGTAGTCCGGATTCAAGAATCCAATCAAATCAAATGTttgagatgaggggatcatttCCTTTTTATCGCACTACCGGCCAATAGAGCAAAATTACTTTATCAACTCTACTCAGACTACTGTTTTCATCATTTTAATTAACGCATAATCTTTCTCCATTCACTTCTGGAATGAATTCACAGTTTTCCCGGAACACTGTTTCATGGTGTCTTTCCAAACGATaattaaaaaacgttataaGGGTTAGGAAGGGTTTTTGCTGTTCCTTTGTTATTGCTGATGGTTACAAGCGACGAAAACCATTAATAATCTTATGGGCTGCGGCCTAGTCTTTCTtcgaaaacaaaaaatgagaCATCATAATCTGTTCCGTAAGGCCTAGAGTGGATGCTAGCTTCCATGTTATGGCACCGGGATATATAGCcgataaaaatatttcacttaGTCCATATACATATGTAAGAGATTTTTGAGCAAGAGATTTTTTACCTTATTCAAAAGGAAGAGGGTAGCTTTTTAGCGGGACTGTATTATTAAGTCAGCTACCACCAAATTTTGACTAAATACAGTATTCCGGGAAAGcgataagttatttttttaacgaatACAACATTAGTCCATTGTGCCCATATATCAATGATTGTGCCCTAATTATATCCAACTAAATgtcataattattaaaaaaaaaaaaaaagttttgcatTATTGGCAGCATTGCAGAAGGCACACCCAATGCGCGTACATGCTTACTTCATCAAAAACTACAACTTCTCAACTGCTGCATCAAACGTACCATAGAAGGTAACGTTAACACAACCGGTCATTCTTCTGAGGAAGAGTTCTTCGACTGCTCAGAAGGCGAAGGAGCAGAGGAGCAGCCTCCCTGGGATCGACCTGTCGGCAGACTGCATCGACTCGGTGAAGCCACACTGAAAAATGGCGCGCCGCTatatgtaccacgaacacaagTAAATTATGATTGCCTTCATTTatgctaaaaaaaacattcatttcttcttttgcaatatttactaaatttaaaaaagaacagttttgtttctataataaaaaaaacagtgtaaATTGTTATCTTTGATGAACATTTTTgatcatttattattcattataagatgacagcaaaaaaataatcatacgAAGCATTGTTTAATGTCTATTGTACAAATTATACCTGCCTGTCGACtgatttaatgttaattatgttttggtgtgcaataaaataTGCTCTCTCATTGTACAACCTGAAATCATATTGTTTGTATTCACAGATAAAATTAATGGATTGaaaactaaaatgaaaattgaaatttagtTTGAATAGGTCCAAAAAGATATCAGGAAAAAAACACTCATTGTAGTACTAAAGGAGTCTATTCACTATGAAATGTTATGCATCGGTTCGCGTGGCGATGGTTatcaataaaaccttttcagCATCAGGTGGATAAAATCACACGAGCATAAAGGGTCACACTGATCTTTCGACACAAgatattgcaatattgaaatctaAATACTGAGTTCAAAATTATGGCAGATGAGATTTGATGCCATTGTTATTAATATcgaatataaagaaaataaatttattccaGGATCCAGCTCCGAAGACTGAAGATCAATTAGAAGAGGACGCCGAGTTAATGGTGCGCTTGGGAGACGACGCAAAGGCTTCCGAGCTGCGAGCTCGAATGATGAGTGCTTCACTTCTCTCGGATATGGAAGCGTTCAAAGCGGCGAACCCTGGTGCAGAATTATGCGATTTCGTTCGTTGGTATTCCCCAAGAGACTGGAAGTCTGACGATGGAGGTGCCTTAGGTGAACGAATGCTCCTGCCCGGAAATCCTTGGGTTGAAGCTTGGAACGTTGCTCGTCCGGTACCGGCCTCGCGACAGAGACGACTTTTCGATGAAACTCGGGAAGCGGAACAGATTCTACATTTTCTGCGATCCCGCACGGTGAGCGGAGTGGCAGAATTGTTACTTCCCGCGATCATACGAGCAGGAGCGCTGAGAGCTACCCAAGAAGGGGCGATAGGAAGTAGCGCGTCGGTGGGAGGTGTCGACGCGCGCCGAACGTTTGAGATAGCTGTAAGAGAGCTGTATGAGGCTGAGAAAGAAGCTTGCAGAATGCTTTGTCGACGTAAGGTGCTGGGTGGCGGTGAGGAGGGACAGGCGTTGGACGCGGCGGAGAGGGCTCGCGTGCTACGCGCGGCGGGGGGAGTGCTGCCGGCGGTGGCGCGGCGCGAGTTCACGCTGCGGGTGCGGGACGCGACGGCGCCGCAACTCATGCGCGCCGCACTGGCCGACGACATCACCATCGTCGGTGCCTTTACTGAACGTATCGTCTGCTTGTAGACACACACAACTGTGAtacgtttatttaaaattcataaagTGAGAATGATATATTttcgtgtgagtccgcgcggataagcctatttctgccgtgaagcagtaatgcgtttcggtttgaagggtggggcagccgttgtaactatatttgagacccaccaccccgcctattttctgtcgtgaagcagtaatgcgtttcagtttgaagaacGGGGCAGcagcaactatactgagaccttagaacttatatctcaaggtgggtggcgcatttacgttgtggatgtctatggggtccagtaaccacttaacaccaggtgagctcgtccacccatctaagcaataaaacaaatcgctatTCCAATCAATCCATTGGTCGGGATAACGCTGCAGTGTGATAACATAAATGAATCTGTTGTAAATCATTGTTTAGGTAATTGTTGGAATAGTATGTAAGTAGATAGATATATtatatgaacattattataacattatttttgtgaTTTAGTCCATTTTTACTAGGAAATGTTTGCCTTCGTCTATCgtaattcatttattaaaatttatatcatgACAATAATTGCTATTTCAGttcagaaaataataaacatatgaAAATTATCGCCTAAATGcttgttttattacaaaagGTGCTTCAGAAAAGATAAGTAAATGGGAGTTTGACCTGATAATAAGCTTATATTGAATAAGATTATAGATTAATTTCATCTGACGAACAGTTGTGGtcctattttaagtttaataattaaatgcgTCTAAAATATTTacctaattgtatttttttctttattttgtaGTACTAAAGTCTGGTTATATATCTGTCTATCCACATCAATAAGGAGGCTGATTTTATAGATGGTCGGGCACGCGGCGTTACAGCAGCCTTTAGATATTATAaacacaaatgacgtcatacgTCAGAAAATATGAGGTTGCAGATATATCTTCCTACTACTCTAAACCAGGACGCTTATCTAAAGGTATCTTACCTACAAGGTAGCTATTACACGGTTATTGCTTTGTTGTGAAAGTCTCGTGCAGTTTTTTTCAGAGGGTAGTTTCACCTACGCAATATCAAGTTCTCAGCTCTATGACCCCAAGCTGACTACAAGGGTAATTAAAAGTGGCTTAAAAACACATATTAGAGACGGACTTTTCAGGAAAATTGGCACCTAGAGTGCTAAAACCCGTAGAGCAACCACGCGACTCATCCTGTTTCATATGGTGTATTATATTCCGCCGTTGGGGATATGCACAGGTGTCTCGGTCTTTAGCTACAGCAGTTTTATCCAAGCTAGCTGAGCCCTTGCTACGAAAAGGGTACGAAGAGTTCTAACGTAGCTAGACTATCATTAGAGTCGATAGTATATTGGTATTGCTCGACAATAATAAGTCACGTATCAAAACATATTAACCGAAATGAGACATAAAATGTGtacagaaaattttaattgctcAAACGACAGCATAAGGTTAAGTGTGTGAtcgtgagagagagagagctgtCTTTTAACATTGGCATAAAGTTTAAGATGTTCATTCTTCATACATTAAACTTActtgttgaaaaaaatttgagTCTACAAGCATTTGTTAATAGAGGTACGAAATCTAACCCAATGAATTATACTAGCTTCCTTGAGCTTTGCGGATCAGTGTTATTCGCCGCTTTACGTACGTTATTGGcgttaataaaataagaaacgaGCTTCGCCGCACTCCCTGGCACTCCAAAGTAATATCTTCGTGACGTCAGATTACTTCCTGATATTCCTACTACTAGATATTCCATTAAAGTGCTTTTTCCGCAACCAATTGTTTAAAAGATCTGTTCTTAACAATTTGGTgtgcgattttttttactataaacattattaaaattttggttgactggtagagaatgccttagacattaagtccgccaatgtatattttacatgaagtgtaataaataaataaataaaaccatgaTTGATTTGTAGATctggtttccttttttttgatatttttagagATTTACGTTTTAAAGATGCTATCTATGGACTAGGCATTAGAATCGCATAGGTCCGGTTTAGATTGCGACGACGCACTAATCGCACGTGTGCATCGGCTAGCAGTAGCAAAGATTGTAGAATGATGTTACGCCGCACTGTAGAATGACGGCGTGCTAGTGGCGCGTGGTAGGTGGCGCGCGAGACGCATGCGCGGCGCCGTGGTCGCCGGGAGTCGCGCGAGGAGGCTCAGTGGCGCGGCAGGATGCCCGGTCGATTCCAGGGCTCACACGGCTCCCTTTCTTCTTACTTAAATCTAATACACGGACAATCTGCATCCTTAAAATCTACATGTAAAATAAATGCCAATGTACCTACTCTCTTCCAAGTGTTTGATCCTATAAAATCTGACCTAATGTAGAGTAAATCGTGTGTCCAATGCAGTATTTACTAGCATCCCATAAAAATCTGTGGATATATATGGACACTTTCCGTCATGTTATAAACAAGAATGATTTAAACAATAGGCTTTGTTGTCGTTCGTGAAGTTTTACAGTGTTGCTTAgtggttttaaattttaaaatttactcgaacatatttcattttattgtgtGGTAACCCATGAAAGATATTTCATAGTCTAGTTGCATTGTAAATTCGTAATGTGTTAATACAGACATCATTGCAGTGGGCAGACGTAATGATCGTTAAAGTGACATCAACGTTTCAAAAGGTGAGAGATAACACAGGATAACGCCGGCGTTGAATTACTGACGAAATACCATGTTAATGCCCATGTATCGACATGGTATATCATCAGTAATTACAGAAATTTATAATCGAATACAAAATAGTTATACCTAAGTATATTCgaattttattagaatttttgACAGTATTCACGAAATTTTAGAGAGATTTAGATAAAATCTTGGGTACAACAACATTTagtgttcattcgtttcaatagTAAACTATCAGTAaagttatttgttaaatttataGAGCGTAAGTTTGAATTAATTTCATGATTTTCTTTATAATAGATTTTACATAGCAAcataacaaattataataatagcaaaacattaattaaatagtaaGATTTAACCTTTAattcttttatatatttcattattgtttaattcaaataattacACAAGTAAAGCGTTATCTCTATCAcacaataaagtttattttgatttgattaaatAGATCATCTATAAATTCTACATTATTTGATATCAGTTATTCAAAATAGGAGTTTATTGATATATTATACGtgttttaatgaatattaaaatgaacTCACTTATGTACTcgtaaaacaattattaatagATAAATGATACAAGTTATTGTCATCAAAAGTTGTTTGTCAAACAATTAATTTGAACCTTTATGAAATTCGGAATTTTACGATTGTTAAGTTTTAATTAGAGAAATACTATCATTGTAGGCTACAATAAGAGTTTTGAGAAAAAGTTCCAAAAATTGACGCTAATCATTGCTTATAGATCAAGATTATTCATTCATTGCAAATTTATAACTCTGcagtttaatgaaaaaaattatttacgcgATGCCGtcataaaatgttaatttgatTTGTTTATGTATATGTGCACGTGATATAGTctttagatatattatatagaaaACTTCCATCTAATATGTTCAATTGTTAAAATATAGcacaaaaaattattgctttttttttttttaataatgtcattTGTTGGACCATGTTTACTACAAAAATACTTTCAATATGATTTAAAGAAGAGAAACCGTGCAAACATTTTAAAGAATTGTTCAAATCGACAAAAATGCGAGATAGGGAGAATTTTTAGTGTAGCGACAATAGTCTAGACAACGAATTTTTTTCATTAGTCCATAAAATCTGAACTATGTTGTTAATCAGATTAAATGCAGAGCTGGATAAGAAactattgtattataaaactagAGATGAAACAATTCTTATCTCAAATTAGAAAGAATTTTCGTTTCTATTTTAAAGCACGTATTTTAACTGACATACCAAGATCATTATTAAGGTGAAGCATACACGTTTATGTTAAATGGACCGACGCTGTCCACTGAATGACGTTCTAAGAGGCCACTATAAATAGAAACACCATAACGCTGCGCTTTACGTGGTCCCGTTGGTTAGACAATAGAAAACGGCTGTTTTTTCCCTTATTATGGACAGATAAATAGATAGTGGATATTTTAAACAAGAAATGGTAAAATGGTAAAAATCAAAgctaaaatttcaattatccCAATAATCAGTGTTACTTAATAATTAGTGGCCTCTTTCAGATAACTTGGTACGAATGGGTACATAAGCAAGATAGTGGTTTTGCTAACCACAAATAAGCTCATCATTTTGGTAGTAGCCAGCAGTGTACAAGGAAGGAAGACGGATTCTGCCTCTCGTGATTCGGGTGAtctttattattgaaattttatttttcatcgcAACTGTCGGACGTTATCTTCGCAAAAATCAAAAACATTAtgatatgttttgtttttgcgcACGCCTAGTTTGCAACCGCTACACTAGTCTAAATTCCGATGCTCATAGGAAAATTTCATCTAATTCTTAATTACTTTTAAACAAatcaatatacaaatataacacaaataaaataaaaaaaaaacaaataaatattgtagACACATTGGTTTGGTTCAAAATACTTCAAAcagacctgttcatcacacgaatgtttgcccgaggtgggaatcgaactcacggCCTATCAATCAGGGCTGGTAACTAATGCACTACAGAGTCAATCATAATTTCTGTAAGTCATTTACGAACTCGCTTATGATTTTATGAACTGTTACCTCCTATattcaacaaatataaaatcaagGTATTATTTATGTAGACAtttcccggtcatcgttctcgtcgaacccgtcgcttgcgacgaagggctcggcgagtaaaatAACCCACAaatacagctcactgagtttctcgtcggatctattctcagtgggtcgcgtttccgatccggtggtagattctacgaagctctgctcttgctagggttagtgttagcaacgatgtcaggtttgagccccgtgagctcgcctacttgttaaggctacgctgaaatggtctctcaagaccatcagctaaggtaggaataaaaaaaaagtagacacTTCTAAAACCcaatgattttttaattgttctctTGTAATTTCTTGATTCTTCTTCCCTTCATTTCACTTGTAAACAAAGAATTTCTGCTGCCATGTAGTAAAAACGTATTTATATGTTCTGGATACAGAAACAAAGCACAGTTCAAAGGTTACATAAGATTATGCTcgtatttacaaatatttatacaatTCTAGTTTAACAGTCGTTTGAAACTATTGACAGTAGATATCAATAAAGTATTTCGagatttatatttacattgttTGAATATTGATACTAACATTCTGTTTTGAAGTAATCACGCGCTTTTGAAGGTAACTTTTAACTTTAAACTGTATAGCCCAATGTTGTTGGCAGTATTGATGCTGCGGTATGTGGTATTCTTTTAACAACAGATGAGCCGTGAACTGAAATTCTACACTAAAAACCGTATGTTTTAGTTTACTTCGCGTCCAAGTTGTTGATAGATTGTTCAGAGGAGCGAAATATACCGGACAGTTACATCTTCATGATATTTTTCCGAGATcaatcttttctttttattgcttaaatgggtcgacgagctcacggcccacccggtattaagtggttaccggagcccgtacacatctacaacgtaaatgccgccacccaccttgagataagagttctaaggtctcagtatacctagttacaacggctgccccacacttcaaaccgaaacgctttactgcttcacggcagatataggcaggttggtggtacctatccgcgcgaagTCACTATGGTTATATGGTTATGGTTACTTAATGCATTTTCgtgttttattatagtttgGATGGTTTTCAAGTAATTCGTGAATATTGTAACAGAGCTTGTAGTAATTATTTGCAGATTTTGGGTTTACAAACCCATTAAGGGAAAGCGCGTTACTTTGCAGCGATATTCACGGACGATTTGCATCGAAGGTCACAAATTACCATAAAAGCAGTCGTAGCTAACGGTACCATATAAATGCGTAAGTATTAAATTCGCTCTCCAGAATAAACAGTCCCTGTAAAGAGCGTATAGGCACAATAATTACTTTTCCATTGGATGACCAAATTCGCACATTTATACGTGCTAATATTTACACAGATTCTGTTGATCAAATTGCAGCTTTCGATGTTAGGCcatgaaattttgtttatttaataatgattGATATCCTTCTACAAttcttagtatatttttttctattttggaCAGTTTGTCGAATCTTGTACATGAGGTTTACGGAGTAAACTTTACGCGCCCAGGGGCATGCGGGGTGTGTGGGTCTTGATGGTCCGCAGATATCAGAAGTGGATCGCAAGCCTAAGCATGTTTTTGGGGCCCTACCCACCGAACGATTATCCTTGCACTCTCTAACCCGACATCCGATCTCCGCCCGGAGTCAGAACCTGGGTAGATTAAAGGATTCTCAAGGATTCTCAAGTTCAGACTCGTGGTGCTACCCCGAGGACTGCCGACCGATGGGATGTCGAGATTATCTCGCCTCTCTTAgatcgccccgtgaccatcaccgggaagAGACTACCTCTTCGCAACGGCCGGAGCTGGGccaacgccctcctccgaactcCGGCTCGCCGACGACGGTACGGTGCTATGTTGGATGAAGaactctctctgtctctctctctttctctccctcctctctctctttcattccgccacctccttctgcgagatggtggactcgcagaagtcgagcatctgCTCCGTGAAAGCGGGACAGTATGCGAGCGTGTATTTGTCCTCCTTGTCCTCATTGCAGTGGTCGTATTCCTGCATGATTCTTAGTATCTACGTCAACCTATCATGTTATCCTTAATGGCTTTACGTGGTATTTTAAAATGGAAATTAACCTAAATTCCCTATTTCATTCACGCTGTCTATGGCATTCGATTTCCGTGTGCAAGCTTTTCCACACGTCAATTAAAAATTCGGTAactgtttttattaatgtttcgaCGAGGcttagagtttttttttgttcaattttcCGTTTCATCTATACGTAATATCATAGTACTCCTTCAATAGACGAATTGTTCAGATAGTGTCCGTCTATCTATGTCTCCAGAAATGTCAATATCTCCCTTGATTAAACAAGCACACTAAGGTACATAGGTAAACGAGGTTACGATTCACTTAAGCTCCAATGGATACGAGAGTGTATAGATAACAAGTTCGTGAAGGCTGCCACCAGCCATGAGACATGAAGCTCACGTCTGAAATCTTGGCACGTATCAGTGTGGACTTCATTGGAGAAGTCATTCATGAACACGGTTTACGTAGGTACGTCTTTTTTAAAATTGGTACCAATCGGATTTGAAAACAGGGATAGTCGCAAcgtttgatatatattttttattgcttagatgggtggacgagctcacagcccacctggtgttaagtggttactggagcccatagacatctacacagtaaatgcgccacccacctcgaaatatatgttctaaggtctcaagtatagttacaacggctttttttttatttcttttttcgggccggcggccgaacctcctacgaggtccccgcgcctagggggcgcgcggggtatgtgagactcaacgatctgcaggtgttgagagcagatcgcgggcccaaggattttagggcccacccactaaacgactcccctgcactcttacacccgacgtccgatctccgtccggggtcagaacccgttcagagtaggggggttcccgcggtcaacactacaaccagacacgcggcgccaccccgaggacgcccgactgacgggtcgtcgaggcgatagtcgacgaccaacgacgtcagtctccgcggtacggcggccctaccaggccgcccgggcggtgccgctggtgttccgggataccccgctgggccagaaccagcctgccgggtcggaacg contains the following coding sequences:
- the LOC101741024 gene encoding rab3 GTPase-activating protein catalytic subunit isoform X2, which translates into the protein MDFGKPRLGLWMTVTRVPFLCQTDIDPLMAPTWTLTLKMRENINFQLSELIGKVMELLDNSYLLMDTLGLSKSLGLVNPLNKITEAPITISKLVKAAMGHGRHTSEFKGPISDELLMPLLYYIFPDAVEDGTHIYPPDLKMEFKQDGNGSKLCSYVKSSPEDCLVWRLSVTAAKLHDAGGLSYLAHLWYEFIQELQYRWEMQIPVPGIAEGTPNARTCLLHQKLQLLNCCIKRTIEGNVNTTGHSSEEEFFDCSEGEGAEEQPPWDRPVGRLHRLGEATLKNGAPLYVPRTQDPAPKTEDQLEEDAELMVRLGDDAKASELRARMMSASLLSDMEAFKAANPGAELCDFVRWYSPRDWKSDDGGALGERMLLPGNPWVEAWNVARPVPASRQRRLFDETREAEQILHFLRSRTVSGVAELLLPAIIRAGALRATQEGAIGSSASVGGVDARRTFEIAVRELYEAEKEACRMLCRRKVLGGGEEGQALDAAERARVLRAAGGVLPAVARREFTLRVRDATAPQLMRAALADDITIVGAFTERIVCL